Proteins from a genomic interval of Indicator indicator isolate 239-I01 chromosome 1, UM_Iind_1.1, whole genome shotgun sequence:
- the ZIC2 gene encoding zinc finger protein ZIC 2 — MLLDAGPQFPALGVGTFARHHHSAAAEMQDRELSLAAQNSFVDSAAAHMGAFKLNAGAHDLSPGQSSAFTSQAPGYPAAALGPHAAHVGSYSGAPFNSTRDFLFRSRGFGDSSPAGGQHGIFGPAAGSLHHPHTDAQSHLLFPGIHDQHGPHASQNVLNGQMRLGLPGEVFARSDQYRQVSSPRTDPYSAAQLHNQYGPMNMNMGMNMAAHHHHHPGAFFRYMRQQCIKQELICKWIDPEQLNNPKKSCNKTFSTMHELVTHVSVEHVGGPEQSNHVCYWEECPREGKPFKAKYKLVNHIRVHTGEKPFPCPFPGCGKVFARSENLKIHKRTHTGEKPFQCEFEGCDRRFANSSDRKKHMHVHTSDKPYLCKMCDKSYTHPSSLRKHMKVHESSPQGSESSPAASSGYESSTPPGLVSPSAESQSTSNLSPAAAAAAAAAAAAVSAVHRGGGSGSGGGGGGHSGLSSNFNEWYV, encoded by the exons ATGCTACTGGACGCCGGCCCGCAGTTCCCGGCCCTCGGTGTGGGCACCTTCGCCCGGCATCACCACTCGGCCGCGGCGGAGATGCAGGACCGggagctgagcctggcagcGCAGAACAGCTTCGTGGACTCGGCAGCGGCGCACATGGGCGCCTTCAAGCTCAACGCCGGCGCCCACGACCTCTCCCCCGGGCAGAGCTCGGCGTTCACATCGCAGGCGCCCGGCTACCCCGCCGCTGCCCTGGGGCCCCACGCCGCTCACGTCGGCTCCTACTCCGGGGCACCCTTCAACTCCACTCGGGACTTCTTGTTTCGCAGCCGTGGCTTCGGGGACTCGTCGCCGGCCGGCGGGCAGCACGGCATCTTCGGCCCTGCGGCCGGCAGCCTGCACCACCCGCACACGGAcgctcagagccacctcctcTTTCCAGGCATTCACGACCAGCACGGCCCCCACGCCTCCCAAAACGTCCTCAACGGGCAGATGCGCCTGGGCTTGCCGGGGGAGGTGTTCGCCCGGTCGGATCAGTACCGCCAGGTCTCCAGCCCCAGGACTGACCCGTACTCGGCGGCTCAGCTGCACAACCAGTATGGCCCCATGAATATGAATATGGGCATGAACATGGCAgcccaccaccatcaccacccagGTGCCTTTTTCCGCTACATGCGGCAGCAGTGCATCAAGCAAGAGCTCATCTGCAAATGGATCGACCCTGAgcagctgaacaaccccaaaaaaagtTGCAATAAAACTTTCAGCACCATGCACGAGTTGGTCACCCACGTCTCGGTGGAGCATGTTGGGGGACCCGAGCAAAGCAACCATGTCTGCTACTGGGAGGAGTGTCCCCGGGAAGGCAAGCCCTTCAAAGCGAAATACAAACTGGTCAATCATATCCGAGTGCACACGGGAGAGaaacccttcccctgccccttccccggCTGCGGAAAAGTTTTCGCCAGATCAGAAAACCTCAAAATTCACAAAAGGACGCACACAG GGGAGAAGCCCTTTCAGTGCGAGTTTGAAGGCTGCGACCGGCGCTTCGCCAACAGCAGCGACCGCAAGAAGCACATGCACGTCCACACCTCGGACAAGCCCTACCTGTGCAAGATGTGCGACAAGTCCTAcacccaccccagctccctgcgGAAGCACATGAAG GTGCACGAGTCGTCCCCGCAAGGCTCCGAATCCTCCCCAGCCGCCAGCTCCGGCTACGAGTCCTCCACCCCCCCGGGGTTGGTGTCCCCCAGCGCCGAGTCGCAGAGCACCAGCAACCTATCCCCGGctgcggcggcagcggcggcggcagcggcggcggctgTGTCCGCCGTGCACCGGGGAggcggcagcggcagcggcGGAGGCGGTGGCGGCCACAGCGGCCTCTCCTCCAACTTCAACGAGTGGTACGTGTAG